From the Entelurus aequoreus isolate RoL-2023_Sb linkage group LG24, RoL_Eaeq_v1.1, whole genome shotgun sequence genome, the window AGGCTTGTGGAGAACACATCGGTAAGACTTGAAGTTCCTCTCCAAGTACGCGAGTGCCAACAGAGAGTGTGCTTACAGTGCgtcctttggcagaaattacagcctcaagtctttttgagtacgatgccacaagcttggcacacctatctttgggcactttcaacCATTCTTCTCTCTAGCtcaatcaggttggatgggaaccgttggttttcatccaggatgtctctgtacaatcCTGCAtttatcttagtctagtcagggaggtgaccaagaaccccatggtcactctgtcagagctacagcaatcctctgtggagagaggagaaccttccagaaggacaatccaccaatcaggcttgtatggtagagtggtcagacgagtttgccaaaatgcacctgaaatactCTGACCATGAggaactaaattctctggtctgatgagacaaagattgaagtctttggcgtgaatgcaaggcatcctgtttggaggaaaccaggccaataccatccctacagtgaagcattgtggtggcagcatcatgatttGGAGGTGCTTTTTAGCAGCAGTAacagggagactagtcaggatagagagaaATATGAATGCTaaatacagagacatcctggatgaaaaccaacacttcccatccaaccggaGCTGGATAGgtgttgcaaagaggaatgagccaaagtgcccaaagataggtgtgccaagcttgtggcatcgtatttaaAAAGACTCGAGGCtgcaattgctgccaaaggtgcatcaactttGGACATTTTGAAATGGGACTGTAACATAAAATGAAGCGCTGAGTACGTGAATTCCAAATAAAGAAACAACTTGTAGACTTGATCATTACACAACAATACCTGCAGGATGTCTTCTTTTGTGGCTGTCTCAAGAGTTCCCTGTTTTCCAGGTGTTGACAACGCCCAGATGACCTACGAGGGCCTCCACTGGCACGCGACTGAGAGCTGCTTTAGCTGTGCCCAGTGCAAAAGCTCCCTCATGGGCTGCCCCTTCCTGCCCCACCAGGGTCACATCTACTGCTCGAAACCCTGCAGTCTGGGGGAGGACGTGCATGCCTCGGATTCCTCCGACTCAGCCTTCCAGTCGGCGCGCTCCCGGGAGTGTCGTCGCAGCGTCCGCATGGGTAAGAGCAGCCGATCGGCCGATCAGTGCCGACAGTCGCTCCTCTTTTCTCCGGCGGTCAACTACAAGGTTCCTGGATTCAGTGGAAACCCTGACGACACCATGACCAACAAGCTTGCCCATTTGAACTTATCGGACGAGCATTTCTGGAGAGGGCGTGGTGAGGAGACAGAGGCACCTGAAGATCAGGGGGAGGAGTGGGCGGAGCATGAAGACTACATGACTCAGCTACTATTGAAATTTGGGGAAAACGGAGTCTTCAGACAGAGCAATGACTCCAGACCCACAGATTTTTGGGTTGCGGAGAGAGAAGCGAGGTTGAAACAGGACTCCTTCAAAGCCGGTAGCAGCGGTGGAGAAGGAAGGGCAAGTCTGGCCAGCAAGAAGTACCAGGCCGACATGTACTGGGCCCAGTCCCAGGACGGGCTCGGGGATTCCGCCTACGGTAGTCACCCGGGTCCGGCTAGCAGCAGAAAGATCCAAGAGTTGGAGCTAGACCACGGAGCTGGAGCAGGGATGGGAGTTGAGTCGCGGTGGTACGGTGGCTCTTTGGAGTGCATCCCAGACGAATTGAAGAAGACCAATCAGAGTGTCCGAGATTCCATGGACTCACTGGCTCTCTCCAACATTACCGGTGAGAGGTGGCATGATTTACCTTTCCACTATCATCATCTAACTAAATGTATTTCCGTTTGCTAGGCATCTCAGTTGATGGCGACAGCAAAGACAGACCTGTGGTGTACTCCATGCAAGGCTTCCACGACCTGGAGACAGAGGACTGTGAGAAAACCAGCAACATGGGAACACTCAACTCCTCCATGTTACACAGGAGTGCAAGTTCCCTGAAGAGCCTGGCATCCGAGCACGAGGAGGAAGTGGAGGAAAACGTCGCAGAAGAAGCGGCGCAACCTCCAGACGACAGACCCAAGCCACACCTGCCTGCCCTGAGGAGGACACGCTCGCAATCGAGGCAGCAGCAGGTGAAATTCTCAGACGACGTGGTAGACCGTTACGGAGATCCCCCTGTGCGGCAGCCTCCTATGAGTGAACGGACTCGCCGGAGAGCGTTCCACTTTGAGGAGCAGGGTCAGGAGGTTCACTCCGGGGGCCGCAGCCATCATCATCACAGGAGGCGTCGCAGCCGCAAGTCTCGCTCTGACAACGCTCTCAACCTTCTGCCTAAAGAACGGGG encodes:
- the prickle1a gene encoding prickle-like protein 1a isoform X1; its protein translation is MREKQSLMSLAGATVVAAAGYQGGGARQRDLIMEQKVSKLTSGFQRSSTSDDDSGCALEEYAWVPPGLRPEQVQLYFSCLPEEKIPYVNSPGEKFRIKQLLYQLPPHDNEVRYCQSLGEEETKELLMFSIQRKKEALGRGTPKMLPRNRMHYICEQCGESINGGEMAVLASRSSPGMCWHPACFACSTCSQLLVDLIYFYHNGKIHCGRHHAELLKPRCAACDEIIFADECTEAEGRHWHMKHFSCYECETILGGQRYIMKDGRPYCCGCFESLYAEYCEACGEHIGVDNAQMTYEGLHWHATESCFSCAQCKSSLMGCPFLPHQGHIYCSKPCSLGEDVHASDSSDSAFQSARSRECRRSVRMGKSSRSADQCRQSLLFSPAVNYKVPGFSGNPDDTMTNKLAHLNLSDEHFWRGRGEETEAPEDQGEEWAEHEDYMTQLLLKFGENGVFRQSNDSRPTDFWVAEREARLKQDSFKAGSSGGEGRASLASKKYQADMYWAQSQDGLGDSAYGSHPGPASSRKIQELELDHGAGAGMGVESRWYGGSLECIPDELKKTNQSVRDSMDSLALSNITGISVDGDSKDRPVVYSMQGFHDLETEDCEKTSNMGTLNSSMLHRSASSLKSLASEHEEEVEENVAEEAAQPPDDRPKPHLPALRRTRSQSRQQQVKFSDDVVDRYGDPPVRQPPMSERTRRRAFHFEEQGQEVHSGGRSHHHHRRRRSRKSRSDNALNLLPKERGYKADHRGHRRDEAFRGPAGTMSDYRLQGAAMGRFLDLCGEDDDWCSTCSSSSSDSEEEGFFLGQPIPQPRPLRHYYTEDSPSTVAAMSSPPYGQRTKSKKKGRKGKNCIIS
- the prickle1a gene encoding prickle-like protein 1a isoform X2; translated protein: MSLAGATVVAAAGYQGGGARQRDLIMEQKVSKLTSGFQRSSTSDDDSGCALEEYAWVPPGLRPEQVQLYFSCLPEEKIPYVNSPGEKFRIKQLLYQLPPHDNEVRYCQSLGEEETKELLMFSIQRKKEALGRGTPKMLPRNRMHYICEQCGESINGGEMAVLASRSSPGMCWHPACFACSTCSQLLVDLIYFYHNGKIHCGRHHAELLKPRCAACDEIIFADECTEAEGRHWHMKHFSCYECETILGGQRYIMKDGRPYCCGCFESLYAEYCEACGEHIGVDNAQMTYEGLHWHATESCFSCAQCKSSLMGCPFLPHQGHIYCSKPCSLGEDVHASDSSDSAFQSARSRECRRSVRMGKSSRSADQCRQSLLFSPAVNYKVPGFSGNPDDTMTNKLAHLNLSDEHFWRGRGEETEAPEDQGEEWAEHEDYMTQLLLKFGENGVFRQSNDSRPTDFWVAEREARLKQDSFKAGSSGGEGRASLASKKYQADMYWAQSQDGLGDSAYGSHPGPASSRKIQELELDHGAGAGMGVESRWYGGSLECIPDELKKTNQSVRDSMDSLALSNITGISVDGDSKDRPVVYSMQGFHDLETEDCEKTSNMGTLNSSMLHRSASSLKSLASEHEEEVEENVAEEAAQPPDDRPKPHLPALRRTRSQSRQQQVKFSDDVVDRYGDPPVRQPPMSERTRRRAFHFEEQGQEVHSGGRSHHHHRRRRSRKSRSDNALNLLPKERGYKADHRGHRRDEAFRGPAGTMSDYRLQGAAMGRFLDLCGEDDDWCSTCSSSSSDSEEEGFFLGQPIPQPRPLRHYYTEDSPSTVAAMSSPPYGQRTKSKKKGRKGKNCIIS